In the genome of Raphanus sativus cultivar WK10039 chromosome 4, ASM80110v3, whole genome shotgun sequence, one region contains:
- the LOC108853390 gene encoding transcription factor bHLH53-like, with amino-acid sequence MDMIIPETDSFFFPSQPQLQFDQPLFQEEAPSLSLLELTHLDSFCDQYLPPQEIFLPYPKAETFEETHNMDSFLPTSKRQRLCKSSHCNTHNPFPSPNLDFGPEASIFPEFRVPDFPLAFEAGRGDQEGTKKPTLSSQSIAARERRRRIADKTQELTKLIPGGQKLNTAEMFQAAAKYVKFLQSQVGILQMMQTTKKGISNAEIEAQVLLGSQAIQEKLSTEEVCLVPCEMVRDLTSEESIWRNPKISREITKLLSTDLAN; translated from the exons ATGGATATGATTATCCCAGAAACCGACAGTTTCTTCTTCCCATCTCAACCGCAACTGCAGTTTGATCAGCCATTGTTTCAAGAAGAAGCTCCTTCACTGAGCCTTCTAGAGCTAACTCACTTAGACTCCTTCTGTGACCAGTACCTTCCTCCACAAGAAATATTTCTTCCTTACCCTAAAGCTGAAACATTCGAGGAAACACACAACATGGATTCCTTCCTTCCCACGTCAAAGCGCCAGAGACTCTGTAAATCAAGCCATTGTAACACTCACAACCCTTTCCCAAGCCCTAACCTTGATTTCGGTCCAGAAGCTTCCATCTTCCCGGAGTTTCGAGTTCCGGATTTTCCCTTAGCGTTCGAGGCAGGCCGAGGAGATCAAGAAGGCACCAAGAAACCAACCCTTTCATCTCAGAGCATTGCGGCTCgggagaggagaagaagaattgCGGACAAGACTCAGGAGCTCACGAAACTCATCCCCGGTGGTCAGAAACTTAACACAGCTGAGATGTTCCAAGCCGCCGCTAAGTATGTCAAGTTCTTGCAAAGCCAAGTTGGTATTCTTCAAATGATGCAGACCACGAAGAAG GGTATCTCTAATGCGGAAATAGAAGCTCAGGTGTTGCTTGGGTCACAAGCAATCCAGGAGAAGCTATCAACGGAGGAAGTATGTTTGGTTCCCTGTGAAATGGTTCGTGATCTAACAAGTGAAGAATCCATTTGGAGAAACCCTAAGATTTCTCGTGAGATCACCAAGTTACTGTCTACAGATCTGGCTAATTAG
- the LOC108852184 gene encoding LOW QUALITY PROTEIN: probable WRKY transcription factor 35 (The sequence of the model RefSeq protein was modified relative to this genomic sequence to represent the inferred CDS: inserted 1 base in 1 codon), producing the protein MCSVFESLDMDNFQGDLTDVVRGIGSRHMTSSPGPPEGPSPSSLSPPLTSDFHVDFPSFANSEMNPFGDPFVSMTDPLLNLPANFSGAGDSKSNNSFAVFPNVTVDDHIKSQCSVFPRIRISQRNIIQDASKCNSPAMATSSVAAASPWGMISVDSTNSPRNCLLVDNHNITSSSSQIQISSSPQNFGIKRRKGQGKKVVCIPAPAAMNSRSSGEVVPSDLWAWRKYGXKPIKGSPYPRYITFGYYRCSSSKGCPARKQVERSRTDPNMLVITYTSEHNHPWPTQRNALAGSTRSSSSSSSNPCSKSATATTSASSRVSQNKDEPNKSHLPFTSTSHVAKTVKEEDVEKCQENIEFDDVDDTYRPEFQHHLGDFFADLDDLEEDFLTMLCTQGFSGDNSGGGNLDNKRMIPDVFSDFFDDDSSRSL; encoded by the exons ATGTGCAGTGTCTTTGAGTCTTTAGACATGGACAACTTCCAAGGAGACCTAACCGACGTTGTACGAGGAATCGGATCTAGACACATGACATCATCTCCTGGGCCACCGGAAGGTCCATCACCGAGCAGTTTGTCTCCGCCGCTGACTTCGGATTTTCACGTGGATTTCCCCTCCTTCGCTAACTCTGAGATGAATCCCTTTGGCGACCCGTTCGTAAGCATGACAGATCCTCTCCTCAACCTCCCGGCCAACTTCTCCGGCGCCGGAGATAGCAAAAGCAACAACAGTTTTGCAGTCTTTCCGAACGTTACTGTGGATGATCACATCAAGAGTCAATGCAGTGTCTTCCCAAGAATCCGAATTTCGCAAAGAAACATCATCCAAGATGCATCCAAGTGTAATTCCCCAGCTATGGCCACCTCCTCCGTTGCAGCAGCTTCGCCGTGGGGGATGATCAGCGTTGATAGCACTAACAGTCCAAGAAACTGTTTACTGGTCGATAATCATAACATCACGTCATCTTCTTCGCAGATTCAGATCTCTTCTTCCCCTCAGAATTTTGGCATAAAGAGGAG GAAGGGCCAGGGAAAGAAAGTGGTGTGTATACCTGCTCCAGCCGCCATGAACAGCCGGTCCAGCGGAGAAGTTGTTCCGTCTGATCTTTGGGCCTGGCGAAAATACG CAAAACCCATCAAAGGTTCTCCTTATCCCAGGTATATAACATTT GGTTACTACAGATGTAGCAGCTCGAAAGGTTGTCCAGCTAGGAAACAAGTGGAACGTAGCCGCACCGATCCAAACATGTTAGTCATTACTTACACATCAGAACATAACCATCCATGGCCGACTCAACGCAACGCTCTCGCCGGCTCTACTCGTTCTTCCTCATCCTCCTCTTCAAACCCGTGTTCTAAATCCGCAACCGCAACTACTTCCGCCTCGTCCAGAGTCTCCCAAAACAAAGATGAACCCAATAAGTCCCACTTGCCATTCACATCCACTTCTCATGTGGCCAAAACGGTTAAGGAGGAAGACGTTGAGAAGTGTCAGGAAAATATAGAATTCGATGACGTTGATGACACCTATAGACCGGAGTTTCAACATCATCTGGGGGATTTCTTCGCCGATCTTGACGATCTCGAGGAAGATTTTCTAACTATGTTGTGCACTCAAGGATTCTCCGGAGATAATAGCGGTGGAGGTAACCTGGATAACAAAAGAATGATTCCCGACGTTTTTAGCGACTTCTTCGACGACGACTCTTCAAGATCGTTATAA